A window of Lysobacter terrestris contains these coding sequences:
- the ligA gene encoding NAD-dependent DNA ligase LigA, translated as MTHRATQPAARAAELRQQIEDANYRYHVLDDPTIPDIEYDRLLRELEALEAAHPELASADSPTQRVGDLPSGKFAEVRHAVPMLSLANAFSAEEIHEFVARIGKETGDFEPMFSAEPKLDGLAISLRYEGGAFVRGATRGDGATGEDVTANLRTIKAIPLRLRGGPVPKVLEVRGEVYMPRAAFEKYNAWAREHGEKTLANPRNGAAGSLRQLDPRITAQRPLAFFAYSLGEVDGLTLPPTHSQTLALLRDFGLPVSPQVTTARGAEGLLAYFDKIGGLRDDLPYDIDGVVYKLDRYDQQRAMGFVSRAPRWAIAHKYPAQEEATTVESIEVNVGRTGAVTPWVLMNPVHVGGVTVTRATLHNADQVARLDVRKGDTVIIRRAGDVIPEVVRVIEERRPLDAKGHPLHPPFEMPAQCPACGSAVEREEGEVVARCTGGLFCPAQRVQALFHFASRRAMDIDGLGEQFIAALVEFDYVHTVADLYRLTLEDFLEMKRRADAAADATPSTVKAGKVATRWAENLVAAIDASRSTTLERLLFALGIRDVGESTAKTLAKHFGALDPIMAADVDTLKTVPDVGPVVAARIAHFFAEPHNREVIAALRGNGVHWKEGAPQRASEGPLSGQTVVLTGGLAAMSRDEACDRLEALGAKVSGSVSKKTSFVVAGEAAGSKLAKAQELGVEIWDEARLLAFLAEHGQ; from the coding sequence GTGACCCATCGCGCCACCCAGCCCGCCGCCCGCGCCGCCGAGCTGCGCCAGCAGATCGAAGACGCCAATTACCGCTACCACGTCCTCGACGATCCCACGATCCCGGACATCGAGTACGACCGCCTGTTGCGAGAACTGGAAGCGCTGGAGGCGGCGCACCCGGAACTGGCGAGCGCGGATTCGCCGACCCAGCGCGTCGGCGACCTGCCGTCGGGCAAGTTCGCCGAAGTGCGGCATGCCGTGCCGATGCTGTCGTTGGCCAATGCGTTCAGCGCGGAGGAAATCCACGAATTCGTGGCCCGCATCGGCAAGGAAACCGGCGATTTCGAGCCGATGTTTTCCGCCGAACCGAAGCTCGATGGCCTGGCGATCAGCCTGCGCTACGAAGGCGGCGCCTTCGTGCGCGGCGCCACGCGCGGCGACGGCGCGACCGGCGAGGACGTCACCGCGAACCTGCGCACGATCAAGGCGATCCCGCTGCGCCTGCGCGGGGGGCCTGTTCCCAAAGTGCTTGAAGTGCGCGGCGAGGTCTACATGCCCCGCGCCGCGTTCGAGAAGTACAACGCGTGGGCGCGCGAACACGGCGAAAAGACCCTGGCCAATCCGCGCAACGGCGCGGCCGGCTCGTTGCGCCAGCTCGATCCGCGCATCACCGCGCAGCGTCCGCTGGCGTTCTTCGCCTATTCGCTGGGCGAAGTGGACGGCCTGACGCTGCCGCCGACCCATTCGCAGACGCTCGCCCTGCTGCGCGATTTCGGCCTGCCGGTCAGCCCGCAGGTGACGACGGCGCGCGGTGCCGAAGGCCTGCTGGCGTATTTCGACAAGATCGGCGGCCTGCGCGACGACCTGCCGTACGACATCGACGGCGTCGTCTACAAGCTGGACCGTTACGACCAGCAGCGCGCGATGGGCTTCGTCTCGCGCGCGCCGCGCTGGGCCATCGCGCACAAGTATCCGGCGCAGGAAGAAGCCACCACCGTCGAGTCCATCGAGGTCAACGTTGGCCGCACCGGCGCGGTGACGCCGTGGGTGCTGATGAATCCGGTGCACGTCGGCGGCGTCACCGTGACCCGTGCCACGCTGCATAACGCCGACCAGGTCGCGCGCCTGGACGTGCGCAAGGGCGACACCGTGATCATCCGCCGTGCGGGCGACGTGATTCCCGAGGTTGTCCGCGTCATCGAAGAGCGCCGGCCGCTGGATGCCAAGGGCCATCCGCTGCATCCGCCGTTCGAGATGCCGGCGCAATGCCCCGCCTGCGGCTCGGCGGTGGAGCGCGAGGAAGGCGAGGTCGTCGCGCGTTGCACCGGCGGCCTGTTCTGTCCGGCGCAGCGCGTGCAGGCGCTGTTCCACTTCGCTTCGCGGCGGGCCATGGACATCGACGGCCTGGGCGAGCAGTTCATCGCGGCGCTGGTGGAATTCGACTACGTCCACACCGTGGCCGACCTGTATCGCCTGACGCTCGAGGATTTCCTCGAGATGAAGCGTCGTGCCGACGCCGCCGCGGATGCCACGCCGTCGACGGTCAAGGCCGGCAAGGTCGCCACGCGCTGGGCCGAGAATCTGGTCGCTGCCATCGATGCCAGCCGCAGCACGACGCTGGAGCGCCTGTTGTTCGCGCTGGGCATCCGCGATGTCGGCGAATCCACGGCGAAGACATTGGCCAAGCACTTCGGTGCGCTCGATCCGATCATGGCCGCCGACGTCGACACGTTGAAGACGGTGCCGGACGTCGGCCCGGTCGTCGCCGCGCGCATCGCCCACTTCTTCGCCGAGCCGCACAATCGCGAAGTCATCGCCGCCCTGCGTGGCAACGGCGTGCACTGGAAGGAAGGTGCGCCGCAACGCGCCAGCGAAGGCCCGCTCTCGGGGCAGACGGTGGTGCTGACCGGCGGTCTTGCCGCGATGTCGCGCGACGAGGCGTGCGACAGGCTTGAAGCGCTCGGCGCGAAGGTATCGGGCAGCGTGTCGAAGAAGACGTCGTTCGTGGTTGCGGGCGAAGCCGCGGGATCCAAGCTCGCCAAGGCGCAGGAGCTGGGCGTCGAGATCTGGGACGAAGCGCGGTTGCTCGCGTTCCTGGCCGAGCACGGGCAGTGA
- the zipA gene encoding cell division protein ZipA — translation MSDITLLRIAIAVAGLILIGAIVFFGRPRKQEQGKRVPRESIADAFAPRTEPTLGAQAIVTDPVDNYDERATQPELELAAEPAAVSSANSDLGKRGDETYEKIVTLYLAARAGSKLLGPDIVVAAEKAGLTYGHMGVFHRLIDNHPERGPVFSVANIMKPGSFDMASIQSMETPAIAFFLTLPASVPALDAWETMLPTAQRMAELLDGVVLDESRNALGRQRIAHIRDELRAYDRQREAPPLTRPGRW, via the coding sequence ATGTCCGACATCACCCTGCTGCGCATTGCCATCGCCGTTGCCGGCCTGATCCTGATCGGCGCGATCGTCTTCTTCGGCAGGCCGCGCAAGCAGGAGCAGGGCAAGCGGGTGCCGCGCGAAAGCATCGCCGATGCCTTCGCGCCGCGGACCGAGCCGACGCTGGGGGCGCAGGCAATCGTCACCGATCCCGTCGACAACTACGACGAGCGCGCCACGCAGCCCGAACTCGAACTGGCGGCCGAGCCGGCCGCCGTGTCGTCAGCCAACAGCGACCTGGGCAAGCGCGGCGACGAGACCTACGAGAAGATCGTGACGCTGTACCTCGCCGCCCGCGCCGGTTCCAAGCTGCTCGGCCCAGACATCGTCGTCGCCGCGGAGAAGGCCGGTCTCACCTACGGCCACATGGGCGTGTTCCACCGCCTGATCGACAACCATCCCGAGCGCGGCCCGGTCTTCAGCGTCGCCAACATCATGAAGCCGGGCAGCTTCGACATGGCCAGCATCCAGTCGATGGAGACGCCGGCGATCGCGTTCTTCCTGACCCTACCGGCGTCGGTGCCGGCGCTGGATGCGTGGGAAACCATGCTGCCGACCGCGCAGCGCATGGCCGAACTGCTCGATGGCGTGGTGCTGGACGAGTCGCGCAACGCGCTCGGCCGCCAGCGCATCGCCCACATCCGCGACGAGCTGCGCGCCTACGACCGCCAGCGCGAAGCGCCGCCGCTGACCCGTCCGGGTCGCTGGTAA
- the smc gene encoding chromosome segregation protein SMC — MRLSTIKLSGFKSFVDPTTLHLPTNMTGVVGPNGCGKSNIIDAVRWVMGESSASRLRGDSLTDVIFAGSSARKPVSQAMVELIFDNSDHTISGEFAAFNEISVKRTVSRDGQNQYYLNGAKCRRRDITDLFLGTGLGPRSYSIIEQGMISQVIEAKPEELRVYLEEAAGISKYKERRKETETRIRHTRENLDRLNDLREEVGKQLEHLKRQARQAEQYQAIQAERKVKDAEWKALEHRVLDQKLQSQREKLGSQETRLQQLIAEQREAEREIETGRVRREDAAEALNKAQAASYEVGGALARIEQQIQHQREMSTRLQRARDEAMTQLAEIASHIGSDQSKLDVLRNAIEDAEPRLEQLREDDIARQDALREAETRLNDWQQRWDAHTRAQSEAARAADVERTRIEGLDRQALDADRRRESLTTERAALDLTALADAFAGLQEQHDTQKESLDTLGTELETRKHALTELQDQQRAAQTELAEVRKQAQTSRGRLSSLETLQHAALGQEQGAASEWLRQRGLDNAARVGEKLVVEQGWENAVESALGQLIEGVLVEAPEALVDAIGDLGEGRLALVDPHNDAVAFAPTSLASKVTGPIAIRRILAKLHTAETLADARALLPQLGEGESIITRTGERLGAGWVRVLRSGAAKQGALLREREIQTLRAQIEELQHREHELERGITAWRDRLLAAEQHREDAQRALYMAHRGVSELAGQLQSQQGRLDNARNRIEKIDAELAQLTASLDGAREQSSEARARQEEAVMRMAEHEDTRQQLDAERRALFDAREQSRTMARESRDAAQALLLSVETQRAQIAGLMQALDRMGGQRGQLDSRLGELVEQLAEGDEPVHQLEEQRQVALEQRVLVEQNLTAARTTVDGIDNELRQFEQTRHARDEQAISQREAIGQRRLEQQALVLKAETLSAAIVEAGFVIEDVVNTLPDDAEPSVWEKVVTDLDGKLRRLEPVNLAAIQEHAEAAERKDYLDAQDADLTTALETLEEAIRKIDRETRGRFKDTFDRVNSSVQELYPRLFGGGHAYLELTGEDLLDTGVTIMARPPGKRVSNISLLSGGEKAMTAVALVFAIFRLNPAPFCLLDEVDAPLDEANVGRLANMVSEMSEQVQFLFVTHNKATMEAAQQLSGVTMREPGVSRLVSVDLAEATRLAGAA; from the coding sequence ATGCGTCTTTCCACCATCAAGTTGTCCGGCTTCAAGTCCTTCGTCGATCCGACCACGCTGCACCTGCCGACCAACATGACCGGCGTGGTCGGTCCGAACGGCTGCGGCAAGTCCAACATCATCGACGCCGTGCGCTGGGTGATGGGCGAAAGTTCGGCCAGCCGCCTGCGCGGCGATTCGCTGACGGACGTGATCTTCGCGGGTTCCTCGGCGCGCAAGCCGGTGTCGCAGGCGATGGTCGAACTGATCTTCGACAACTCCGACCACACCATCAGCGGCGAATTCGCCGCGTTCAACGAAATCTCGGTCAAGCGCACCGTCAGCCGCGACGGCCAGAACCAGTACTACCTCAACGGCGCCAAGTGCCGCCGCCGCGACATCACCGACCTGTTCCTCGGCACCGGCCTGGGCCCGCGCAGCTACTCGATCATCGAGCAGGGCATGATTTCGCAGGTCATCGAGGCCAAGCCCGAGGAACTGCGCGTCTACCTCGAAGAAGCCGCCGGCATCTCCAAGTACAAGGAGCGCCGCAAGGAAACCGAGACCCGCATCCGCCACACCCGCGAGAACCTCGACCGCCTCAACGACCTGCGCGAGGAAGTCGGCAAGCAGCTCGAACACCTCAAGCGCCAGGCGCGCCAGGCCGAGCAGTACCAGGCGATCCAGGCCGAACGCAAGGTCAAGGACGCCGAGTGGAAGGCGCTCGAACACCGCGTCCTCGACCAGAAGCTGCAGAGCCAGCGCGAGAAGCTGGGCTCGCAGGAAACCCGCCTGCAGCAGTTGATCGCCGAACAGCGTGAAGCCGAGCGCGAGATCGAAACCGGCCGCGTGCGCCGCGAGGACGCCGCCGAGGCCCTCAACAAGGCCCAGGCCGCCAGCTACGAAGTCGGCGGTGCGCTGGCCCGCATCGAACAGCAGATCCAGCACCAGCGCGAGATGTCCACGCGCCTGCAGCGCGCCCGCGACGAGGCGATGACGCAGTTGGCCGAGATCGCCTCGCACATCGGCAGCGACCAGTCGAAGCTCGACGTGCTGCGCAACGCCATCGAAGACGCCGAACCGCGCCTGGAGCAGCTGCGCGAGGACGACATCGCCCGCCAGGACGCCCTGCGCGAGGCGGAAACCAGGCTCAACGACTGGCAGCAACGCTGGGATGCGCACACGCGTGCTCAGAGCGAAGCCGCCCGTGCGGCCGACGTCGAACGCACCCGCATCGAAGGCCTCGATCGCCAGGCGCTCGACGCCGATCGCCGCCGCGAATCGCTGACCACCGAGCGTGCCGCGCTCGACCTGACCGCGCTGGCCGATGCCTTCGCCGGCCTGCAGGAACAGCACGACACGCAGAAGGAGTCGCTCGACACCCTCGGCACCGAGCTGGAAACCCGCAAGCACGCGCTGACCGAGCTGCAGGACCAGCAGCGCGCCGCGCAGACCGAGCTGGCCGAAGTCCGCAAGCAGGCGCAGACCTCGCGCGGCCGCCTGTCCTCGCTGGAAACCCTGCAGCACGCCGCGTTGGGCCAGGAGCAGGGTGCCGCCAGCGAATGGCTGCGCCAGCGCGGCCTCGACAACGCGGCCCGCGTCGGCGAGAAGCTCGTGGTCGAGCAGGGCTGGGAAAACGCCGTCGAAAGCGCGCTCGGCCAGCTGATCGAAGGCGTGCTGGTCGAAGCGCCCGAGGCGCTGGTCGATGCCATCGGCGATCTCGGCGAGGGCCGTCTTGCGCTGGTCGATCCGCACAACGACGCCGTTGCCTTCGCGCCGACCTCGCTGGCCTCGAAGGTCACCGGCCCGATCGCGATCCGCCGCATCCTCGCCAAGCTGCACACCGCCGAAACCCTGGCCGACGCGCGCGCACTGCTGCCGCAGCTGGGCGAGGGCGAATCCATCATCACCCGCACCGGCGAACGCCTCGGCGCCGGCTGGGTGCGCGTGCTGCGCTCCGGCGCGGCCAAGCAGGGCGCGCTGCTGCGCGAACGCGAGATCCAGACGCTGCGCGCGCAGATCGAAGAACTGCAGCACCGCGAGCATGAACTCGAGCGCGGCATCACCGCCTGGCGCGATCGCCTGCTTGCCGCCGAGCAGCACCGCGAAGACGCCCAGCGCGCGCTGTACATGGCCCATCGCGGCGTGTCCGAACTGGCCGGCCAGCTGCAGAGCCAGCAGGGGCGCCTCGACAACGCGCGCAACCGCATCGAGAAGATCGACGCGGAACTGGCCCAGCTCACCGCGTCCCTCGACGGCGCGCGCGAGCAGTCCAGCGAAGCCCGTGCCCGCCAGGAAGAGGCGGTCATGCGCATGGCCGAGCACGAAGACACCCGCCAGCAACTCGACGCCGAACGCCGCGCGCTGTTCGACGCCCGCGAGCAGTCCCGCACCATGGCGCGCGAATCGCGCGATGCCGCGCAGGCGCTGCTGCTCTCGGTCGAAACCCAGCGCGCCCAGATCGCTGGCCTGATGCAGGCCTTGGACCGCATGGGCGGCCAGCGTGGCCAGCTCGATTCACGCCTGGGCGAACTGGTCGAGCAGCTCGCCGAAGGCGACGAGCCCGTGCACCAGCTGGAAGAACAACGCCAGGTCGCGCTGGAACAGCGCGTGCTGGTCGAGCAGAACCTCACCGCCGCCCGCACCACCGTCGACGGCATCGACAACGAACTGCGCCAGTTCGAACAGACCCGTCACGCCCGTGACGAGCAGGCGATCTCGCAGCGCGAAGCCATCGGCCAGCGCCGCCTCGAACAGCAGGCGCTGGTGCTGAAGGCCGAAACCCTCAGCGCCGCGATCGTCGAGGCCGGCTTCGTCATCGAGGACGTGGTCAACACGCTCCCCGACGACGCCGAGCCGTCGGTCTGGGAAAAGGTCGTCACCGACCTCGACGGCAAGCTGCGCCGCCTGGAGCCGGTCAACCTGGCCGCGATCCAGGAACACGCCGAAGCCGCCGAGCGCAAGGACTACCTCGACGCCCAGGACGCCGACCTCACCACCGCGCTGGAAACCCTGGAAGAAGCGATCCGCAAGATCGACCGCGAGACCCGCGGCCGCTTCAAGGACACCTTCGACCGCGTCAATTCCAGCGTGCAGGAGCTGTATCCGCGCCTGTTCGGCGGCGGCCACGCCTACCTGGAACTGACCGGCGAAGACCTGCTCGACACCGGCGTCACGATCATGGCGCGCCCGCCGGGCAAGCGCGTGTCGAACATCTCGCTGCTCTCGGGCGGCGAGAAGGCGATGACCGCGGTGGCGCTGGTGTTCGCGATCTTCCGTCTCAACCCCGCGCCGTTCTGCCTGCTGGACGAAGTCGACGCGCCGCTGGACGAAGCCAACGTCGGCCGCCTGGCCAACATGGTCAGCGAGATGAGCGAACAGGTGCAGTTCCTGTTCGTCACCCACAACAAGGCGACGATGGAAGCCGCGCAACAGCTGTCCGGCGTGACCATGCGCGAACCGGGCGTCAGCCGCCTGGTGTCCGTCGACCTCGCCGAAGCCACGCGCCTCGCCGGCGCCGCCTAA
- a CDS encoding BolA family protein — translation MSLPREERVGAIRAAIEATLAPMALEIEDESHKHAGHAGARDGRGHFRVDVVSGAFAGLSPIARHRAVYAAVGELMTTDIHALAIRARTPQEAGTP, via the coding sequence GTGAGCCTGCCGCGGGAAGAGCGGGTCGGCGCGATCCGCGCCGCGATCGAGGCCACGCTGGCCCCGATGGCACTGGAGATCGAGGACGAGAGCCACAAGCACGCCGGCCACGCCGGCGCCCGCGACGGCCGGGGGCATTTCCGCGTGGACGTGGTCAGCGGCGCCTTCGCCGGCCTGAGCCCGATCGCCCGCCACCGTGCCGTCTATGCCGCGGTGGGTGAGTTGATGACCACCGACATCCACGCCCTGGCGATCCGGGCGCGCACGCCGCAGGAAGCCGGCACGCCGTAG
- a CDS encoding YciI family protein, with product MWYVIEGHDGPDVLAKRLAARPAHLARLTALRDAGRLMLAGPCPAIDAEDPGPAGFSGSLVVAEFGSLDEARAWADADPYVAAGIYARVDVRPFKRVLP from the coding sequence ATGTGGTACGTGATCGAGGGCCATGACGGCCCGGATGTCCTCGCCAAGCGGCTCGCCGCGCGCCCGGCGCACCTGGCCCGGCTGACCGCGCTGCGCGACGCGGGACGCCTGATGCTGGCCGGTCCGTGCCCGGCGATCGATGCCGAAGACCCGGGCCCGGCCGGATTCAGCGGCAGCCTGGTGGTGGCCGAGTTCGGCTCGCTGGACGAGGCCCGTGCCTGGGCCGATGCCGATCCGTATGTCGCCGCTGGCATCTATGCGCGGGTCGACGTGCGCCCGTTCAAGCGGGTCCTGCCGTGA
- a CDS encoding segregation and condensation protein A, with amino-acid sequence MPLAMVLGQPVLQIPQDLYIPPDALEVILEAFEGPLDLLLYLIRRQNLDILDIPVAEITRQYVEYIQTMHEMLRFELAAEYLVMAAMLAEIKSRMLLPRAPTEEGLEEDPRAELVRRLQEYERFKKAAEDIDTLPRQDRDTTPASAFVPDRASVKLPPPVDLKEMLLALHDVLKRAELFTQHAIKRDALSVRQRMGDLLEALKDGVFHRFESLFTAEEGKLGVVVTFLGLLTLAKEQLVEIVQEGPLQPIYVKSLALNKDGAEIELSSEFDEPAANDDARA; translated from the coding sequence ATGCCGCTGGCGATGGTGCTCGGCCAGCCGGTGCTGCAGATCCCGCAGGACCTGTACATCCCGCCGGACGCGCTGGAAGTCATCCTCGAGGCCTTCGAGGGCCCGCTCGACCTGCTGCTGTACCTGATCCGCCGGCAGAACCTGGACATCCTCGACATCCCGGTGGCGGAGATCACCCGCCAGTACGTCGAGTACATCCAGACGATGCACGAGATGCTGCGCTTCGAGCTGGCCGCCGAGTACCTGGTGATGGCCGCGATGCTGGCCGAGATCAAGTCGCGCATGCTGCTGCCGCGCGCGCCGACCGAGGAAGGCCTGGAGGAAGACCCCCGCGCCGAACTGGTCCGCCGCCTGCAGGAATACGAGCGCTTCAAGAAGGCCGCCGAGGACATCGATACCCTGCCCCGGCAGGACCGCGACACCACGCCGGCTTCGGCCTTCGTGCCCGACCGCGCCAGCGTCAAGCTGCCGCCGCCGGTGGATCTCAAGGAAATGCTGCTGGCCCTGCACGACGTGCTCAAGCGCGCCGAGCTGTTCACCCAGCACGCAATCAAGCGCGATGCGCTCAGCGTGCGCCAGCGCATGGGCGACCTGCTGGAAGCGCTCAAGGACGGCGTGTTCCACCGCTTCGAATCGCTGTTCACCGCCGAGGAAGGCAAGCTCGGCGTGGTGGTGACCTTCCTCGGCCTGCTCACCCTGGCCAAGGAACAGCTGGTGGAAATCGTGCAGGAAGGCCCGCTGCAGCCGATCTACGTCAAGTCGCTGGCGCTGAACAAGGACGGCGCCGAGATCGAACTGAGCAGCGAGTTCGACGAACCCGCCGCGAACGACGACGCGCGGGCGTGA
- the scpB gene encoding SMC-Scp complex subunit ScpB: MDQDLINRIIEGALLAANQPLTLAQLHSLFPEDQPAPNDSVEQALEFLREDCANRGVELVELASGFRYQVKADVHAWVSRLWTERKTKYTRATLETLALIAYRQPITRGEIEQVRGVAVSSNIIQALEEREWIRVVGHRDVPGKPALFGTTKGFLDYFGLKRLDELPPLSELKDIGELEPQLQFDNVIDPTPIEAGGLGAAPGVEGDAANGDELADNTGSDELSTGESEDNQSEGIAADDETTHPASDGEPEAATGESAADENDPVHDDSPGDADDADDRDNAVETTTVPMTDDDADLASSEQEKND, encoded by the coding sequence ATGGACCAAGACCTCATCAATCGCATCATCGAAGGCGCCCTGCTCGCGGCCAACCAGCCGCTGACGCTGGCACAGCTGCATTCGCTGTTCCCCGAGGACCAGCCCGCGCCGAACGACAGCGTCGAACAGGCGCTGGAATTCCTGCGCGAGGACTGCGCCAACCGTGGCGTCGAACTGGTCGAACTGGCCTCGGGCTTCCGCTACCAGGTCAAGGCCGACGTGCACGCCTGGGTGTCGCGCCTGTGGACCGAGCGCAAGACCAAGTACACCCGCGCCACCCTGGAAACCCTGGCCCTGATCGCCTACCGCCAGCCGATCACGCGCGGCGAGATCGAACAGGTCCGCGGCGTGGCGGTCAGCAGCAACATCATCCAGGCACTGGAAGAACGCGAGTGGATCCGCGTCGTCGGCCACCGCGACGTGCCCGGCAAGCCGGCCCTGTTCGGCACCACCAAGGGCTTCCTCGACTACTTCGGGCTGAAGCGCCTGGACGAGCTGCCGCCGCTGTCGGAACTGAAGGACATCGGCGAGCTCGAACCGCAGCTGCAGTTCGACAACGTGATCGATCCGACCCCGATCGAAGCCGGTGGCCTGGGCGCCGCCCCCGGCGTGGAAGGCGATGCGGCCAACGGCGACGAACTCGCCGACAACACCGGCAGCGACGAGCTGTCGACCGGCGAATCCGAAGACAACCAGAGCGAAGGCATCGCTGCCGACGACGAAACCACCCATCCCGCCAGCGATGGCGAACCCGAAGCCGCGACGGGCGAATCCGCGGCAGACGAGAACGACCCTGTACACGATGACAGCCCGGGCGACGCGGATGACGCGGACGACCGGGACAACGCCGTCGAGACGACGACCGTTCCCATGACCGATGACGACGCAGACCTTGCATCGTCGGAGCAAGAGAAAAATGACTGA
- a CDS encoding pseudouridine synthase, with protein sequence MTEEKSRKLTLKRPGSEAADAPRLEERLHKVLAQAGLGSRRALEQRIADGLVKINGETATVGQSVTGGDKIEIDGKTFVATALTEPARVLMYNKPEGEVTTREDPEGRPTVFEALPMLKGARWIAIGRLDINTTGLLLLTTDGELANALMHPSFEVEREYVCRVRAPEGQDVVPDNIVERLARGVALEDGSAKFDEIERIGGSDSHDWFRVVVKEGRNREVRRLWESQGCQVSRLKRVRYGKVALPRELLRSQSQELAADKVEALRSELGLESDTPSALTLQPVIGQRKATKSTIDLTGRGRSQGYVGGHNTADEGRELRRFDHVREDRRGGRGGKKPHGGLTVSGEMAAKQSQKPFKQRKDKGPKPLPEGNPAAFRTWYVPEGVDTGPTGHRNPENRGPGRPNKGGPYGNKPPRRGPGGGQGEGNRGGAGAGAGGGYQGRGRGERSGGGGFGGEQRGGGYGGDRSGGGFGGEQRGGGGYGGERSERGPRGGGGGQGRAPKPYGHPGNAPSFPSDHAYGGGFNPYGDKPRAPRPGGNRPGGNGPGGNRPGAGKGPRPGGPRPGGPRPGGPRGGGRPGGGRHSGG encoded by the coding sequence ATGACTGAAGAAAAGAGCCGCAAGCTCACCCTCAAGCGTCCCGGCAGCGAAGCCGCCGACGCCCCGCGCCTCGAAGAGCGCCTGCACAAGGTGCTGGCGCAGGCCGGCCTCGGTTCGCGCCGTGCGCTGGAGCAGCGCATCGCCGATGGCCTGGTCAAGATCAATGGCGAGACCGCCACGGTCGGCCAGAGCGTCACCGGCGGCGACAAGATCGAGATCGACGGCAAGACCTTCGTCGCGACCGCGCTGACGGAACCGGCGCGCGTGCTGATGTACAACAAGCCCGAAGGCGAAGTGACCACGCGCGAGGACCCCGAAGGCCGTCCGACCGTGTTCGAAGCGCTGCCGATGCTCAAGGGCGCGCGCTGGATCGCGATCGGCCGCCTCGACATCAACACCACCGGCCTGCTGCTGCTCACCACCGACGGTGAGCTCGCCAACGCGCTGATGCATCCGTCGTTCGAAGTCGAGCGCGAATACGTCTGCCGCGTGCGTGCACCGGAAGGCCAGGACGTCGTGCCGGACAACATCGTCGAGCGCCTCGCGCGCGGCGTCGCACTGGAAGACGGCTCGGCCAAGTTCGACGAGATCGAACGCATCGGCGGCAGCGATTCGCACGACTGGTTCCGCGTCGTGGTGAAGGAAGGCCGCAACCGCGAAGTGCGCCGCCTGTGGGAATCGCAGGGTTGCCAGGTTTCGCGCCTCAAGCGCGTGCGCTACGGCAAGGTCGCGCTGCCGCGCGAACTGCTGCGCAGCCAGTCGCAGGAACTCGCCGCGGACAAGGTCGAGGCGCTGCGCAGCGAGCTGGGCCTGGAGAGCGACACGCCTTCCGCGCTGACGCTGCAGCCGGTGATCGGCCAGCGCAAGGCGACGAAGTCGACCATCGACCTGACCGGCAGGGGCCGTTCGCAGGGCTACGTCGGCGGCCACAACACGGCCGATGAAGGCCGCGAACTGCGCCGCTTCGACCACGTGCGCGAGGATCGTCGCGGTGGCCGCGGCGGCAAGAAGCCGCACGGCGGCCTGACGGTGAGCGGCGAAATGGCCGCGAAGCAATCGCAGAAACCCTTCAAGCAGCGCAAGGACAAGGGTCCCAAGCCGCTGCCGGAAGGCAACCCCGCCGCGTTCCGCACCTGGTACGTGCCCGAGGGCGTCGACACCGGCCCGACCGGTCATCGCAACCCGGAAAATCGCGGACCTGGGCGCCCCAACAAGGGCGGCCCTTACGGCAACAAGCCGCCGCGCCGCGGTCCGGGCGGCGGCCAGGGTGAAGGCAATCGTGGTGGTGCTGGCGCTGGAGCTGGTGGTGGCTACCAGGGCCGTGGTCGCGGTGAGCGCTCCGGCGGCGGCGGGTTCGGCGGCGAACAGCGCGGCGGCGGTTACGGCGGTGACCGTTCCGGCGGCGGCTTCGGTGGCGAACAGCGTGGCGGTGGCGGTTACGGTGGCGAACGCAGCGAGCGCGGACCGCGTGGCGGCGGCGGTGGCCAAGGCCGCGCGCCCAAGCCCTATGGGCATCCGGGCAACGCCCCCAGCTTCCCGTCCGACCATGCCTATGGCGGCGGCTTCAATCCCTACGGCGACAAGCCGCGCGCGCCGCGTCCGGGCGGCAACCGCCCCGGCGGCAATGGACCCGGTGGCAATCGTCCCGGCGCCGGCAAGGGCCCGCGTCCTGGCGGCCCGCGACCCGGTGGCCCCCGTCCGGGCGGTCCGCGCGGCGGTGGTCGCCCCGGTGGTGGCCGTCATTCGGGCGGCTGA